A genomic region of Sulfobacillus acidophilus DSM 10332 contains the following coding sequences:
- a CDS encoding transposase IS3/IS911 family protein (PFAM: Transposase~InterPro IPR002514~KEGG: gtn:GTNG_3489 IS426 transposase~PFAM: Transposase IS3/IS911~SPTR: Transposase IS3/IS911 family protein) codes for MIPMSQTYAPEFKQQVVREVRETGNAALVARQHQLNPSMVRRWVREALTAEYPDPQALSLAEENVRLKRLLAERDLQIAMLQDFLRKKGMRW; via the coding sequence ATGATTCCGATGAGTCAAACCTATGCACCCGAATTTAAACAGCAAGTGGTACGCGAAGTACGAGAAACCGGTAATGCGGCCCTGGTAGCCCGGCAACATCAGCTGAACCCCTCCATGGTGCGCCGCTGGGTCCGGGAAGCCTTAACCGCAGAATATCCGGATCCGCAAGCCTTGTCGTTAGCCGAAGAAAACGTGCGCCTAAAGCGGCTGTTAGCGGAGCGCGACCTTCAAATTGCGATGCTCCAGGATTTTCTCCGCAAAAAGGGGATGCGGTGGTGA
- a CDS encoding Integrase catalytic region (PFAM: Integrase core domain~InterPro IPR001584~KEGG: hmo:HM1_0932 integrase, catalytic region~PFAM: Integrase, catalytic core~SPTR: Integrase catalytic region), whose translation MTELCEQVHAWAEAYPQVPLQVWCATVHLPRGSYYAWRRRQLNPSEDRRRAAVGRAPVGYSTTQTGHAVSDDQIMAWILAILEQENPWYGYRKVTAVLRQQYGLIINPKKVYRLMKAWHLLWPDRPPKSRYPRKLARNWVITRPNQLWQTDITYGYIAGEDRFFYVQAILDVCDRSIVAYHIGLTCRAADAAQTLQRAVQARQTEWGPEPPVIRTDNGPQFTAHVFEAQCQAFGLTHERIPVATPNANAYIEAWHALLDRECLSQEFATYAEAYAAVTRWIAFYNQRRLHGALGYRSPAQMRHAVANGQAQWTPLCA comes from the coding sequence GTGACAGAATTATGTGAACAGGTGCATGCATGGGCTGAGGCGTACCCCCAGGTGCCCCTGCAAGTCTGGTGTGCGACCGTGCATCTCCCGCGCGGGAGTTATTATGCCTGGCGCCGGCGGCAGCTCAACCCGTCCGAAGACCGACGGCGCGCGGCCGTCGGCCGCGCCCCTGTGGGCTATAGCACCACCCAAACCGGGCATGCGGTGTCCGACGACCAAATCATGGCGTGGATTCTGGCCATTTTGGAGCAGGAAAATCCCTGGTATGGCTATCGGAAAGTCACGGCGGTCTTACGCCAACAGTATGGGTTGATCATCAATCCGAAAAAGGTCTATCGGCTGATGAAGGCTTGGCACTTGCTCTGGCCCGATCGCCCCCCGAAATCGCGCTATCCGCGCAAATTGGCCCGGAATTGGGTCATCACGCGACCGAACCAGCTGTGGCAAACGGACATCACCTACGGATATATTGCGGGCGAAGACCGTTTTTTCTACGTCCAAGCGATTTTAGATGTCTGTGACCGGAGTATCGTGGCCTATCACATTGGGCTGACCTGCCGGGCGGCGGACGCCGCCCAGACGCTTCAACGAGCCGTCCAGGCCCGCCAGACCGAATGGGGTCCGGAACCGCCCGTGATTCGCACCGATAATGGCCCTCAATTTACGGCTCACGTGTTCGAAGCCCAGTGTCAAGCCTTCGGCTTGACCCACGAACGGATTCCCGTGGCGACGCCGAACGCCAACGCCTATATTGAGGCCTGGCATGCCCTGTTAGACCGCGAATGTCTGAGTCAGGAATTTGCGACCTATGCCGAAGCCTACGCGGCGGTCACCCGGTGGATTGCGTTTTATAACCAGCGCCGCCTGCACGGAGCCTTAGGGTATCGGTCTCCTGCCCAAATGCGGCACGCCGTGGCGAACGGCCAAGCACAGTGGACCCCGTTGTGTGCGTAA
- a CDS encoding IstB domain protein ATP-binding protein (PFAM: IstB-like ATP binding protein~COGs: COG1484 DNA replication protein~InterPro IPR002611:IPR003593~KEGG: toc:Toce_1954 IstB transposition helper protein~PFAM: IstB-like ATP-binding protein~SMART: ATPase, AAA+ type, core~SPTR: IstB domain protein ATP-binding protein), translating into MTPTRDPLDPIAALCERLKLPEVGRLAATRAEQAAAAQWTYTAYLADLLDAEVATRQTRYVRSHTQMARLPFHKTLEHFDFALQPTLDERQVRQLATLQWVDAADNLIVLGPPGVGKTHILVAMAMQAIYARIPVYCVTIQDLVADLRKAWDENRFAARLATYTRPRLLCIDEVGYLPLNTLEANLFFRVVAARYEHGSLALTSNKGFTEWGAVFGDPVLATAILDRLVHHSTILNIRGDSYRLREKRQAGLFGEAAARPPLTSGNTATP; encoded by the coding sequence ATGACCCCGACGCGCGATCCCCTCGATCCCATTGCCGCGCTCTGTGAGCGGTTGAAGTTGCCCGAAGTGGGGCGCTTGGCGGCAACCCGGGCCGAGCAAGCCGCCGCCGCGCAGTGGACCTATACGGCATATCTGGCCGATTTGTTGGACGCGGAGGTGGCCACTCGTCAGACGCGGTATGTGCGGTCGCATACGCAGATGGCGCGGCTCCCGTTTCACAAGACGCTGGAGCACTTCGACTTCGCGTTGCAACCCACGCTGGATGAGCGGCAAGTCCGCCAATTGGCGACCTTACAATGGGTGGATGCGGCGGACAATCTTATTGTCCTCGGTCCCCCGGGAGTAGGCAAAACGCACATTTTGGTCGCGATGGCCATGCAGGCCATTTACGCGCGGATTCCCGTGTACTGTGTCACGATTCAAGATCTCGTCGCAGACTTGCGCAAGGCCTGGGACGAGAATCGGTTTGCCGCGCGGCTGGCGACGTACACTCGCCCGCGCCTGCTGTGTATTGATGAAGTCGGCTATCTGCCCCTCAACACGCTGGAAGCCAACCTCTTCTTTCGCGTGGTGGCCGCCCGTTATGAGCACGGGAGCTTGGCACTCACCTCGAATAAGGGCTTCACGGAATGGGGGGCGGTATTCGGGGATCCCGTGCTCGCCACCGCGATTCTCGACCGTCTGGTACATCACTCGACGATTCTCAATATTCGCGGGGACTCCTATCGACTTCGGGAAAAGCGTCAAGCCGGCTTATTCGGGGAGGCGGCCGCACGGCCGCCCTTGACTTCCGGGAATACGGCTACTCCCTAA
- a CDS encoding Integrase catalytic region (PFAM: Integrase core domain~COGs: COG4584 Transposase and inactivated derivatives~InterPro IPR001584~KEGG: tmr:Tmar_0341 integrase~PFAM: Integrase, catalytic core~SPTR: Integrase catalytic region), with protein sequence MARYHQKESISAIRKATGRDRKTIAKIVADQTDEHAPGRRTRPSKRDPYTEYIAERWAQGCHNAQVLWEELQAQGFTGSLSLVKQQVAPLRPQRGVVPTPRFETAPGEQAQCDWADFGPLVYPDGPRKLYIFVYTMGYSRRMYVEFVHDQRQETLFACLEHAFAYFGCVPGPILSDNMTPMVVSHPFDGEVVWNPRFAAFAAFHGFRPKAARPYRARTKGKVERTVQYVRHNFWPRVPEAITLEGLNALVVRWAADRDQRMHGTTFARPADRWAADYAGAAPYDPTRLWAFGEQWDRKVTVDAFVHWEGHRFAVPWESAGHVVQVRRTAPDGIEIRQDQRVLASYPLPTEPHQVVGAAMGHASAPPERVPQQPVARRRTLTVPAETVPDTRDLSVYERVVPV encoded by the coding sequence ATGGCGCGATATCACCAAAAGGAAAGCATCAGTGCCATTCGCAAAGCCACAGGCCGGGATCGCAAGACGATTGCCAAGATCGTGGCGGATCAGACAGACGAGCACGCCCCAGGCCGGCGTACTCGTCCCAGTAAACGCGATCCCTACACCGAGTATATCGCAGAGCGGTGGGCCCAGGGCTGTCACAATGCCCAGGTGCTCTGGGAAGAGTTGCAGGCCCAAGGGTTTACCGGCAGCCTAAGTTTAGTCAAGCAACAGGTGGCGCCGCTGCGTCCGCAGCGGGGCGTGGTTCCCACCCCGCGATTTGAAACCGCACCCGGCGAACAAGCCCAATGCGACTGGGCGGATTTCGGCCCGTTGGTCTATCCCGACGGGCCGCGGAAACTCTATATTTTCGTGTACACGATGGGGTATTCCCGTCGCATGTATGTCGAGTTTGTCCACGATCAGCGACAAGAGACCTTGTTTGCCTGCTTAGAGCATGCATTCGCCTATTTCGGGTGTGTGCCAGGCCCGATCTTGTCGGATAACATGACGCCCATGGTCGTATCGCATCCCTTTGACGGGGAGGTCGTGTGGAATCCCCGCTTCGCGGCGTTTGCCGCGTTCCATGGCTTTCGCCCGAAGGCGGCTCGCCCCTACCGCGCCCGCACAAAGGGCAAGGTGGAGCGGACGGTGCAGTATGTCCGCCACAACTTTTGGCCCCGGGTTCCGGAGGCCATCACCCTCGAGGGGTTGAATGCCCTGGTGGTGCGCTGGGCCGCCGACCGCGATCAGCGGATGCACGGCACCACCTTTGCCCGGCCCGCCGACCGCTGGGCGGCGGATTATGCCGGTGCGGCCCCCTACGATCCCACGCGGCTCTGGGCCTTCGGGGAACAGTGGGACCGCAAGGTCACCGTCGATGCCTTTGTGCATTGGGAAGGGCATCGGTTTGCCGTCCCGTGGGAATCGGCCGGACACGTGGTCCAGGTTCGGCGCACCGCGCCGGATGGCATCGAAATTCGCCAGGATCAGCGCGTTTTGGCCAGCTATCCGCTTCCCACCGAACCCCACCAAGTGGTGGGAGCGGCGATGGGGCATGCAAGCGCGCCGCCCGAACGGGTGCCCCAACAACCCGTCGCCCGCCGGCGGACCCTCACGGTCCCGGCGGAGACGGTCCCGGACACCCGGGATTTAAGCGTCTATGAGCGAGTGGTGCCCGTATGA
- a CDS encoding GCN5-related N-acetyltransferase (PFAM: Acetyltransferase (GNAT) family~InterPro IPR000182~KEGG: gym:GYMC10_2543 GCN5-related N-acetyltransferase~PFAM: GCN5-related N-acetyltransferase~SPTR: GCN5-related N-acetyltransferase), giving the protein MVIREALASDRNALQSLYEELVSRNVLVTPTQIERFRKDDDNFLFVCDDSGLVLETAQLGICMDAMFNNQPFAVVENVIVDSRHRRKGVGMRLLHHIETVCRTRHCTMIMLVSGAERHGGHALFKRAGYVSDAMVGFKKYLGQSKGKRT; this is encoded by the coding sequence GTGGTAATCCGTGAGGCTCTTGCTAGTGATCGCAATGCATTGCAATCACTCTATGAAGAATTGGTTTCCCGTAACGTTTTGGTAACGCCGACTCAAATTGAACGTTTTCGCAAAGACGACGACAACTTTCTGTTTGTTTGTGATGACTCGGGTTTGGTACTGGAAACTGCGCAACTCGGAATTTGCATGGATGCAATGTTTAATAACCAGCCCTTTGCTGTCGTAGAAAACGTGATCGTGGACAGTCGCCACCGTCGGAAAGGAGTCGGCATGCGTTTGTTGCACCATATTGAAACCGTTTGCCGCACGAGACATTGCACCATGATCATGTTGGTGAGCGGGGCGGAGAGACATGGGGGCCATGCCTTGTTCAAACGAGCCGGGTACGTCAGTGATGCCATGGTGGGATTCAAGAAGTATCTAGGGCAATCGAAAGGAAAGAGAACGTGA
- a CDS encoding hypothetical protein (KEGG: ccb:Clocel_3135 hypothetical protein~SPTR: Putative uncharacterized protein): MTGTVTIMNCVDEMGYRVLVDNLDEGSRICPVIGTAAATWFSQVLRKVGISYDLQLFNSDHAPNTPIASAIHRHNGAVTGRAGHIVVALSGQEWPGLHYAKVVRAPLYIASENSKTVKGIIESSGAHVVSVILGTAQLDWESFNVIERLQSDNRLDVGFIASHDLISLVNLINKINVYRRQPSSRVTHIVRTEHATEKLDQDNVQVIPYEMSTPKTISEGIDTDLLTLVGHGRDDIFWLTNGAICGRVNTARTFRFGSFGRADFPAVPACSYNGVCFKPDLELIPAWSINARHVFAYSCYSARVDNGLYERPYNLAFGFLDGIAASVLGTSTIVSEPEYLHFYYTALLLQGVALGEAARVIRTTYSRTRRGHEWSFFLLGDPSWKLTKRTVPVINDSLTRYVKKWILPPGTWLVRFAISNSLARDLNEGRLRLVLGSKPHRQLYAVPQQSDHESYLDVFGQDSLSPELYIRLVNGSMPRISAAENLDEIALVKFGISRKNQNTIRELKSLAWELVKNNVRDRIDWSAHVHKSSRKYTEMLSAFSMEMVETIIARTHANGFSWDDQCMVNGYEFVGTTGASDPCPGCSRPTNVLRYRHGVSPRFERHFVTCPVCGVIKDIPIGLPEINLSLRGNSVLRLGTEETQRLKIDNQSNAPLELAIGFAVAAGNDIGVTYDNQYCTVLIKPGEEATVETKIRFPETAPPHTYWFRSLVMVDGLLCGLKKDLWAVPHTKEAGERW; this comes from the coding sequence GTGACCGGTACTGTGACAATCATGAATTGCGTGGATGAAATGGGCTACCGGGTGCTTGTCGATAATTTGGATGAAGGCTCTCGTATCTGCCCAGTGATTGGGACGGCGGCGGCCACATGGTTTTCTCAGGTGCTGAGAAAGGTTGGTATATCTTACGACTTACAATTATTCAATTCTGACCATGCTCCCAATACGCCCATTGCCTCAGCAATTCATAGGCACAATGGGGCTGTGACAGGCCGTGCAGGTCACATAGTTGTCGCACTTTCAGGCCAAGAATGGCCTGGACTCCATTACGCTAAAGTGGTACGAGCTCCACTGTACATCGCCTCCGAGAATTCAAAAACCGTTAAGGGCATAATCGAAAGTTCGGGAGCCCACGTCGTAAGCGTGATTCTGGGCACTGCCCAACTGGACTGGGAGTCTTTTAATGTTATCGAGCGCCTACAATCGGACAACCGCCTAGACGTGGGTTTCATTGCGTCGCATGACCTTATAAGTTTGGTGAACCTAATTAACAAAATTAATGTATATCGTCGGCAACCCAGTTCCAGGGTAACGCACATCGTAAGAACTGAACATGCAACCGAAAAACTTGATCAGGACAACGTGCAAGTTATTCCTTACGAGATGTCAACCCCTAAGACAATATCGGAAGGTATTGATACTGATCTTTTGACTCTGGTTGGCCACGGTCGGGATGATATTTTTTGGCTCACTAACGGTGCAATTTGCGGACGCGTTAACACCGCTCGTACTTTTCGATTTGGGAGCTTTGGGCGAGCTGATTTTCCCGCGGTGCCCGCCTGCAGCTACAATGGCGTGTGTTTCAAACCCGATCTCGAACTAATTCCTGCATGGTCTATTAATGCTCGTCATGTCTTTGCTTATTCTTGTTATAGCGCTCGTGTGGATAACGGGCTCTACGAAAGGCCCTACAATTTAGCATTTGGCTTCCTTGATGGCATTGCTGCTTCGGTTCTTGGCACGTCGACCATTGTTTCTGAACCGGAGTATCTTCATTTTTATTACACGGCTTTGCTTCTGCAGGGAGTCGCTCTCGGAGAAGCAGCACGGGTGATCCGGACTACATACAGCCGCACTAGGCGCGGCCATGAATGGTCGTTTTTCTTGTTGGGGGACCCATCATGGAAGCTTACCAAGAGAACAGTTCCGGTGATCAATGATAGTTTAACCCGTTATGTTAAAAAGTGGATACTGCCACCCGGAACATGGCTAGTTCGGTTTGCCATTTCGAACAGCTTGGCTCGAGACCTTAACGAGGGCCGTCTACGGTTGGTGCTGGGTAGTAAACCACATCGCCAATTGTATGCGGTACCCCAACAATCTGACCATGAAAGCTATCTCGATGTGTTTGGCCAAGATTCTTTGTCCCCAGAGCTGTATATCCGGTTGGTCAATGGGAGCATGCCACGCATTTCCGCTGCTGAAAATCTTGATGAGATTGCTTTGGTTAAATTCGGCATTTCCCGAAAAAATCAAAATACAATTAGAGAGCTCAAGTCGTTGGCTTGGGAATTAGTCAAAAATAATGTGAGGGATCGAATTGATTGGTCGGCCCATGTTCACAAGTCCAGCAGGAAATATACCGAAATGTTGTCGGCTTTTTCTATGGAAATGGTTGAGACCATCATTGCACGAACTCATGCAAATGGCTTCTCTTGGGATGATCAATGCATGGTTAACGGCTATGAGTTTGTGGGAACAACCGGGGCAAGCGATCCCTGCCCCGGTTGTTCGCGGCCAACCAACGTTCTTCGTTACCGACATGGCGTGAGTCCACGGTTTGAGCGTCATTTTGTAACATGCCCAGTGTGCGGGGTGATCAAAGACATACCTATCGGTCTACCTGAAATAAACCTGTCCCTAAGAGGGAACTCAGTGCTCCGACTCGGCACGGAAGAAACCCAACGCCTAAAGATAGACAACCAATCGAATGCACCGCTTGAGTTAGCAATAGGATTTGCCGTTGCCGCCGGAAACGACATTGGTGTTACTTATGACAATCAATACTGTACCGTGCTCATTAAACCAGGAGAAGAGGCTACGGTAGAAACGAAAATAAGGTTTCCGGAAACCGCACCCCCTCACACATACTGGTTTAGAAGTTTAGTCATGGTAGATGGACTGCTTTGTGGTCTCAAAAAAGACTTGTGGGCTGTGCCACATACGAAAGAGGCTGGTGAACGGTGGTAA
- a CDS encoding major facilitator superfamily MFS_1 (PFAM: Major Facilitator Superfamily~InterPro IPR011701~KEGG: nde:NIDE3194 putative MFS family permease~PFAM: Major facilitator superfamily MFS-1~SPTR: Major facilitator superfamily MFS_1), which yields MTQLLRNNIPFVLLLATRVVSEIGNQLLLFVVPWVIYNKTHSALALGITVAVGYLGEILGPFAGMLADGTFKKAVLVATDVLALVITSIGIAHGVSRMTPLYLYCFSFILGMVEIFYWPVMQSSIRMIVPPGQIAVANGTWTSIKNAIWVGAPLFAGFGISKLGIRGVFVIAAFTYMCAIILDLSLRLPAPSVNTQIADAPQVDRIGIRFIMGNRAIRLVMVLTLMLNIPLGALEPQVLYIMRHRLHLAAVNVGTLLTVSNTAGILSGIAFPQLVQRASRNSRLSITSGLLLLIPAGWMFAFNMLTAQLSAWYMSFATSLFNVNVTNLRQEIVPVSAIGRVSAVFRAGARILGPVTPIIGGLLVSKFGVSTVLDGCFAFMILTVATVIGSLRQSHLGEVWDSDRYCDNHELRG from the coding sequence ATGACTCAGTTGCTGCGGAACAATATACCGTTTGTATTATTGTTGGCGACGAGGGTTGTGTCCGAAATCGGCAACCAGTTGCTCTTATTCGTTGTGCCGTGGGTAATATATAACAAAACACATTCCGCACTGGCATTGGGGATTACCGTGGCAGTCGGGTATTTGGGAGAGATTCTCGGGCCATTTGCGGGTATGCTGGCGGATGGAACCTTTAAGAAAGCCGTGCTAGTGGCAACGGACGTTTTGGCTCTAGTCATCACATCGATCGGGATCGCCCATGGCGTTAGCCGGATGACGCCACTGTACTTGTATTGTTTCTCCTTTATTCTGGGCATGGTTGAAATATTTTATTGGCCCGTGATGCAGTCGAGCATCCGTATGATAGTGCCACCAGGGCAAATTGCAGTAGCCAATGGCACGTGGACTAGCATCAAAAACGCCATTTGGGTTGGTGCGCCTTTGTTTGCCGGATTTGGCATTTCAAAGCTAGGGATCCGTGGCGTTTTTGTAATCGCGGCCTTCACTTACATGTGCGCTATCATATTGGACCTGTCATTGCGATTACCGGCACCTTCTGTCAATACCCAAATCGCCGATGCACCACAGGTAGACCGGATCGGGATTCGTTTCATTATGGGTAATCGGGCCATTCGATTGGTCATGGTACTAACGTTGATGTTGAACATCCCTTTGGGGGCCCTTGAACCTCAAGTATTGTATATAATGCGGCATCGTCTTCATTTGGCCGCCGTCAATGTTGGCACACTGTTAACTGTATCGAACACAGCTGGAATTTTGTCCGGAATCGCTTTTCCGCAGTTAGTCCAAAGGGCTTCTCGCAACTCCCGTTTGTCAATCACTTCAGGACTGTTACTGTTGATCCCGGCCGGTTGGATGTTTGCTTTCAATATGCTAACGGCGCAGTTGTCGGCATGGTATATGAGCTTTGCGACATCGTTATTCAATGTGAACGTTACCAATTTGCGTCAGGAAATTGTACCCGTTAGTGCCATTGGGCGCGTGTCAGCGGTTTTTCGGGCTGGCGCCCGCATTCTTGGGCCAGTCACGCCGATTATTGGCGGGTTGTTGGTAAGCAAGTTTGGGGTTTCAACAGTGCTCGACGGCTGCTTCGCTTTTATGATCCTGACAGTTGCGACAGTCATAGGAAGTTTGCGCCAAAGTCATCTTGGAGAGGTGTGGGATAGTGACCGGTACTGTGACAATCATGAATTGCGTGGATGA
- a CDS encoding Radical SAM domain protein (PFAM: Radical SAM superfamily~COGs: COG1533 DNA repair photolyase~InterPro IPR007197:IPR006638~KEGG: pbr:PB2503_02087 hypothetical protein~PFAM: Radical SAM~SMART: Elongator protein 3/MiaB/NifB~SPTR: Putative uncharacterized protein) — protein MILGRYHSTIENMRSHHWKYFLDLYDNCYFNCTYCLYRTPDYGLGKVRARQEILEDLEQELSMMAHSSQEVGIVYLGPTADVYQPLERKRLLTRKVLQLFAKYRVPTFIVTRSDLALRDIDILQEMAKSGLVEISISIPSAQYHPAMEPHSPTISERLTIAEDIAQAGVPLSIHFSPIIPYLDELDELTALLSRMADTGAQCIYACLLGMREFYKEDVIRVVDSYDRGRGTLLRTVYANDESTYDLQAPEDGYVYRLIGHLSRYSAARGIPFASVQIPAFDTIERTGHIFRYKLPTVGDIARHFVDHPEISWEEVKQFVEGFPATDSTFHNLVHKYWDNGQLLKNTMFSPDFSNGDIPSRYVNSKEIDLKVSSMIVKKGENEG, from the coding sequence ATGATTTTAGGACGCTATCACAGCACTATTGAAAATATGCGCTCTCATCATTGGAAGTACTTTTTAGACCTCTACGACAACTGTTACTTCAATTGTACATATTGCTTGTATCGCACACCGGACTACGGTCTCGGGAAAGTACGTGCACGGCAGGAGATTCTCGAGGATCTAGAGCAGGAGTTGTCTATGATGGCACACTCCTCGCAAGAAGTTGGAATCGTTTATCTGGGACCGACTGCGGATGTCTACCAGCCACTCGAACGGAAGCGGTTACTTACGCGTAAAGTCTTGCAGTTGTTCGCTAAATACCGGGTTCCAACATTCATTGTGACGAGGTCAGATCTCGCCCTTCGGGATATAGACATTTTACAAGAAATGGCAAAGAGCGGGCTCGTCGAGATCTCCATTTCTATCCCGTCTGCACAATACCATCCAGCTATGGAACCCCATTCGCCGACGATTAGCGAGAGGCTGACAATTGCAGAGGATATTGCGCAAGCTGGAGTGCCTTTATCAATACACTTTTCGCCGATTATTCCCTATCTAGATGAGCTCGACGAACTCACCGCCCTCCTATCGCGCATGGCTGACACCGGGGCCCAATGTATTTATGCCTGCTTGCTCGGCATGCGTGAGTTCTATAAAGAGGATGTCATTCGTGTCGTCGATTCGTACGACCGTGGACGCGGGACCCTGCTGAGGACTGTCTATGCGAACGACGAAAGCACGTATGACTTACAAGCTCCTGAAGACGGTTACGTCTATCGCCTCATAGGCCATTTAAGTCGTTATAGTGCCGCGCGTGGCATTCCTTTTGCATCTGTTCAGATACCGGCCTTTGATACGATTGAGCGCACTGGCCACATATTCCGTTATAAGCTCCCTACCGTGGGTGACATAGCAAGGCATTTTGTCGACCATCCCGAGATTAGTTGGGAGGAAGTCAAACAATTTGTGGAGGGATTTCCGGCGACCGATTCGACGTTTCACAATTTGGTCCATAAGTACTGGGATAATGGGCAATTACTAAAAAACACTATGTTCTCCCCCGATTTTTCAAACGGCGACATCCCGAGCAGGTACGTGAATTCCAAGGAAATCGATTTAAAGGTGTCAAGTATGATCGTTAAGAAGGGTGAAAACGAGGGTTAG